GCTTGCGGCTGTGGTGCGGCCGGGCGGCGGCCACGCTTCGGCTCCGGCTCGGTTGCAGCCGGCTTCGACGTCACGATCAGATTCGCGGCGGCGACCTTCATCCGCTTTCCACGAACGATGATCTCCGCCTGATCGCCATCGATCGAGCGCAGCTCTCCTTCGAAGCCGAAGGTCGTGTCCTTCACGGTTGCGCCCGGGACGAGCTTGCCAGCCGACTCCGGCGCCTCCTCCTCGATACCATGTCGCTCGAGCTGCTTGTCTGCTTCGTCGAGGATTTCGCTCGTCACGTCGCGAACGACCGAGCGGGGAGGAGCGGCCGCGTTGGCTTCCTGCTTCAACCGGGCAACCTCTTCGCGAAGGCGTGATCGGATCTCCCGCCGGATCTGATCGGTCTCCGTTTTCCATTCGCGTCCCAGCTTTTTCTTCTGCTCGCGAACTTCAGCCAGCCGTCGCTCGAGCTCGTTCCGGATCGAGGCGAGCTCCCGTTGTTCTTCCGCGATCTCCTCGGTGCGAGCCTGATTTTCACGAATCGCCGACTGAAGACCGGAGAGAAGGCGGTTGATCTCGGCGCTGCTCTCCCCGACGAGCTTCGCCGCGTTCGAGAGGATGCTCGCCGGCAGACCGACTCGCCGAGCGACTTCGAGCGCGCGGCTCCGCCCGGGCAGCCCGCGGATCAGACGGAACGTCGGCTCCTGACTCGACTCCTCGAACTCCATCGATGCATTGACGACCCGATCCTCCGAGATGGCGAATGTCTGGAGGCGCGTGAGATGGGTCGTGACGATGAAGAGGCACCCGACTTCCAGCAGATGCCGTGTAACGGCCGTCGCGATCGCCGAGCCTTCCTCGGGGTCGGTGCCGGAGCCGATTTCATCGAGAAGGACGAGCGACTGCTCCGTGGTCGAGTCGAGGATCGAACGGAGTCGCGTCATGTATCCGCTGAATGTCGAAAGATGCCCGAGGACATCCTGTTCGTCGCCGATGAGAAGGTGGATCCGGTCGACGATCGGAATCAGCGTCCCCTCGGAGGCCGGGACGGGAAGACCGGAAGCAGCCATGGCCGAGAGGAGCCCGGCGGTCTTGAGCGCCACGGTCTTGCCGCCGGCATTCGGACCGCTGATGACGAGACCTCTTCGACCCTGCTCCAGCTCGACCGTGACCGGTACGACGCGCACCGCGGTTTCCTCTCCGAATTCTGCGGTTCGAAGCGACGCGAGGCGCTCATCGAGGAGGGGGTGCCTGCCATCGATGATACGA
This genomic window from Acidobacteriota bacterium contains:
- a CDS encoding Smr/MutS family protein — encoded protein: MTRKIDPSLAQLDLPRVLRLVALETRTDAGRRSLLARRPASRLEEAELLQERLFQMQRFIAGDGLLPLSGIDDLDSILERSAIDLESGWMVVRTVRSFHAVREALTRTALEVPLLTETGRSIPQFDELLRVVGRFFTRDGKLREDATPELRRLRSQVHSRRNEAQTVLNDLMKRKAASVQEPIVTIRGDRYCIPVRSERRADVPGILHERSGSGASVFLEPMEVVEVNNEIADLLMRENEEIRRIIELIAEQILEHREEIAGAAAIIAELDATQAAAVIAARIEATRPALTRDRQLRIIDGRHPLLDERLASLRTAEFGEETAVRVVPVTVELEQGRRGLVISGPNAGGKTVALKTAGLLSAMAASGLPVPASEGTLIPIVDRIHLLIGDEQDVLGHLSTFSGYMTRLRSILDSTTEQSLVLLDEIGSGTDPEEGSAIATAVTRHLLEVGCLFIVTTHLTRLQTFAISEDRVVNASMEFEESSQEPTFRLIRGLPGRSRALEVARRVGLPASILSNAAKLVGESSAEINRLLSGLQSAIRENQARTEEIAEEQRELASIRNELERRLAEVREQKKKLGREWKTETDQIRREIRSRLREEVARLKQEANAAAPPRSVVRDVTSEILDEADKQLERHGIEEEAPESAGKLVPGATVKDTTFGFEGELRSIDGDQAEIIVRGKRMKVAAANLIVTSKPAATEPEPKRGRRPAAPQPQAEAIAADAELNLIGQRVEEALEQSDVFLDRAILDGKRAVRLIHGHGTGRLRDAIREYLRKHPAIESWRPGDEREGGDGATIAVLA